The region ggatgtgggcacaggagagcagtgctcaaccacttcccctgcccacatttttcctactggtcggggatcgaaccggcaaccctttggttccaagccctaaccagcaggccacagccatatatacacacacacacgtactcacacacacacacaccctacccaGTAGGCAACAGCTGTCCCCTCATGCATTATTAGATAACACAACTCCTTTGTCCATTTCCGCCTAGATGAGCCCAGCATGTGTTACTTCTACGAGGGCGATGGTGTGTGCGAGGACTTCGAGCAGGAGACGAGTGTGAGGGACTGCGGCCTCTACACGCCCAGTGGCTTCCTGGACCAGTGGGCAGCCGCCGTTGACGTCTCACACGAGGAGCGGCTCTACTGCCCCGCCGACGTGGCTGCTGGGTACCCTGCCGTCACCAAGGTGACCACAATCACAATCGTCCTATTGGCCACCCAGGTAGAGTTCTCAACGGGCCGACAGGACCCGCAGGTTCAGGTCGAAAATATAAGCAAATGACTCGGGTCGGGTTGGACCTCGGGCTTAATCTTTTCcgctcagtgaaaaaaaaaacatttattaatcATCGCTGCTGTTCACCGTAAAGAAAGTCTGGCTGCTGCGTGCAACGTGCATCATGGAGAGGGGCGGGGGCAGACCTGACGCCGCTGTGTGCAGCCTTTAGCCTGGAGAAGAAGATGGAGTTGGTGAAAAGTAAACTTGCCGCAGGTGAATTCACCATCGCTACTACAGGAGTGGGAAAATCACAGGTCTGGAAAGTGTTTGGAGTGGTGCTGGATTCTGATGGAGGTTCTACAGGTTATGTGCAATGCTCAAAATGCAAGGtgctgatgaaatatgtgaccctgcaaggcaaaGGCTTTAAAAGCCACAGGCCGGGTTGGGTCGGGGGGGAAGTTAGAAGAGACATGAGTTTGCTCACTACTCCTTTAACTGATTCACCCTAAAGGGGAGTTAGAGGAGACGTGAGTTTGCTGACTACACCTTTAAGGAGT is a window of Alosa sapidissima isolate fAloSap1 unplaced genomic scaffold, fAloSap1.pri scaffold_510_ctg1, whole genome shotgun sequence DNA encoding:
- the LOC121700857 gene encoding pappalysin-1-like, with the translated sequence MNGDGCSSQCKKEPFFNCIDEPSMCYFYEGDGVCEDFEQETSVRDCGLYTPSGFLDQWAAAVDVSHEERLYCPADVAAGYPAVTKVTTITIVLLATQVEFSTGRQDPQVQVENISK